Genomic window (Temnothorax longispinosus isolate EJ_2023e chromosome 3, Tlon_JGU_v1, whole genome shotgun sequence):
GGTAGACCAGAGGAGACACCACCTATTCCAACTGGTACTATGGCCACGTATGTGTAACATCCGCAACTAACTTAATCAAAGccgcataaaaaattttttctcgttacgGTTAAGGATCTTCCCGATCCTTGGCTATTGCAGCAGCTCTGCTATGCACCTTGCGCTGGGCGCAATGTCCAACACTATACTGCCAATTAGACTCTGAGTTTTGGGTTTTATAGTTTCTGTAGGAAACATGACTTCAAACATTCAGAGTAATGTAGATCGTCAATATGCAACAAATATGATTTTGAGTttcaattgaatttaaaatgttacaaacattccaaattttttaactagattttttttttagatatacaaCGGAAATGTGAAAGATAAATCTTTTGTTAtgacgattattatttactttatatacgtTGTCGCAAGTGCTGACGATCAACCATAtctctatattaattataaaacccAAGAACATTATAGGTGTTTCATAGCGTGCAAGCTATTTATGGAAATAGTACCGTAGAAACTATTCTAGCATTGACCGTAATATCTTTGACAAAGCCAGGTTGAATTAGACACTTTGATTGGTGACAAGGTATACGAATTGGATCCGTGTTATTCCGAGCTCGTGCAGATGCGAAGTAACTTTAAGACTGCATGTAGTATCCAATGTTTTACAATAGAATTTCTAAATTTCGCGCGTTAGTTTctaacgtgtatatatattttaatatagcgATCAATATTCTGctgtaattaaaacaatttcgaaattgattttattaaaattaaacgttgCTTATTTTGATGCAAGTACTTGAATCGcctttaaaattgtttatttttgttaaactaATTTCTTTGTTTATTCCTTGTCATTGGAAATTTGTTTGTCTATTccttttctaaattaaatttttttattatcttttatacatACTATGTTAATAAGGGAAGACATTTTGCAATGTTGAAATAATCCAAACGGatacgaataataaaatttaaaaattacttcaaaatttattttaaaaaagaaaaaaaatgttttttatcagAGAGTATAAGAAGGTTAGACATGAatgtacagaaaaaaaattatttttaaaaggcTTAAGTacttgtataaataaataataaaactgcaaaattcaatttcataATTCTTTTAACACAGTAACATTATGTTGAGTAACtacgtattaaaatatattcacaagaaattaaatcttaGTGCCTATATTGGACTTATAAATATCTACAATAATAACTTACTTATTTCTAATATGCGATTTGCAAAAGTGATGGCTTgctttaaatagaatatagtGACGAAATGTAATCTTCGTGATAAGCGCTtgcatttaaaacaaattcatTGAAATCGATACAATGTAataggaaatatttaaaaattttttgctgttACTCATATgcataagtaaaattaaattattgatattgaaaataacgAGTAATACAATGTACgaacatattaaaatgatttgaTGCATTTCTTATTTGAAATAGGGATGACGCAATATATTAATGAGTGTTGCTGTGTATTTACATCATTACATGCAATCTTGAAAATGAAGTATCACTGTAAAAGATAGTGTCACAATCTGGCTTCGACtgattttaactttaatctcgtaATGGACGGTTACACTAAGAACCTTTAGCCGCGATCAATTTTTACTCTGCCGAGGAAGGGCCAAATCTAAATGAAcgaataataatctataattatcATGCACTTACACTTTCATTATTAACAAACACACTTGACACACACGTGGGGCGCGTGTATGCGCGAACAATAAGGATATGCGAGGGATAGTAAAGAGTAAAGTACTATTAAAGAGAAGATTGTATATGCACTATATAAGTAGGTAACAAAAATCGCAAGGCCTCTATAAGTAACTGTTGCTTTTGTATGTGAAATATGCTTCGACGAAAacccttttatttttatgacagTTTACTTTGCTTTTttggtaattttattataatccaATGATTATAATCCAATAATCATAAGATAATGctatatgattatttaatatatgaagatattaaatatataaatatatatatatagaaagagagagggaggaaaaaagagagacattatatatatatattaattatgaattattatgcGAGTAATTCTTAAAAAGACGCGACGATCACAACAGAgcaactataattattatgactTAGTGTATGGGatgttaaaatttgtttagaCCTTTAAGTACAATTTGTACAATTTGTTTAGATAACCGTTAAGTTAATGTAGTCAATGCGATGTACAGGTTGTCTGCAAAAGTGTCGCAAGCAAATATGTCAGGTACAAAGATAAAGTGAAACAAAGATAGGTACaaagtgtataatatttatgatacgtATGTACGAAGAATCACGAAGTATAGTATTCTTAAATGATATATCTTATACCGAACAGGACAGGATTTTTTCAcgataaattcttataaaggACGTCCTTATGCTACAGAATTATCttctaattgaaatatatttgttacggTCTTTTTTGCCGAACATCCTGTACAGGTGACTTGGACGTCACACGATTGAGATTTCTTTCTAATTATTGGATTGagatcataaataatttccacTAAATATTCATCTTTTCGGAATATCCTTCGAACGTGTCATCGTCGCGAGTGATCTTTATTTTCTACTAGCAGGTAAACGTCCCTTCTTTTCGTGTTAGCAGCAATATGTGACGCTAGAGCTAATACTGTGACGACAGCGGTGTCAGATATTCATTAccgaaagaagaaagaaggcGTAAAgtgtgatttttaaataaatagagtGGAAAACTTAGAAGGGCATTCGCCATAGGATGGTTTAGGAATCCATGCAAAAGACTAATGTTACGGCGACggctgaaaaaatatttcatggtAACAACTTGACTAGCGTGGAATCAGTTTCTTTCCGAAGATATGACTTTGAAAGAGCCAGCAACGGTAGCTCGTTTTCTTGACGGTTTTGACGAAGGACCAAAACCCATGTCACACACAAGTCGGATATTTCAGCAAAAAGACTAGACAGATGAATATCTTATGtgaaagtaaagaaaaagaatggaaGTTACTTGTGTCTCGATCCAATGCGTAATATTGGCTTATCGTAATAAGAAATGAGCGTtttcgtattattatatatctccgTTATAATGTTATCACTTTTTAACGTTTGAAGAAAGCTTGCGTTAATTAGATAGAACATAAACTTCTAGGCGGTTACGACGATAAAGATTGGACAAATGTCGGCATGCTTTCGaccgaaaaaattatttatgaattcaCTCGATACTACAATTTGTAGATTTATGGTATacgtaggtatatatatatcataaacgAGAAACGTAATAACGCGGGCGATATTAACGATATGCGAGACCATCTAATATCGCCGGTGCATAACCAATAGTACAATAGTGCAATCTCTGAATTTGCAATCGAAACCGCAATTACATAGACAAATATAAGATCGCATTCGTAGATTATTATCTTAATGTACGACCGCAATAATCGTGACAAAATTGACAAAATGTTTCGTATCTCGATGTCCAAGtcacacatacacaacacATGCACACGAGCGCGTTTACATTTTTAGAGTATTTTTCTATTGCGCTAGCGTCAATATTTACTGAAATATAGCGAGATTCATTCATTCTGCACGTTGAACCATCAGTTAGACGCGTTGAGAGAGctaattgtatacatatatatatacatatatatacaaacttCCAATACTTTCGCACGAGCAACTCGTACTTTCGTACGttgtattattctttttttgtatttcttttctttttttataattttatactttgtatAGAAAATCATTTGCGGTTTTACGCGATTGTATCTATAATAGACGCGCGCTTTGCGGCAGCTGTCGGTCTTTCGACTGTGTTTCCGAGGTATTTATGCTACCTCAGCGGAGGACGTGAATATCTACTGCTATTCTGCTTGATATTAGATTGCGTTGACAAGGGAAACGATTCGTGACTTATTAAAGAGTGTTCATTGTATAACGAGCACACGTTACCCCGAAAAATGTTAAGGCTTGACtctttttatagtttatagaatctaatacattttatagaatCTCACTCGATTATTTCGTAACATACAAAGTGTTCATTCGATTAGCTCAATCGCGATCATATTACATTCTACATCATATCGACTGTCTTACTGTTAAGCGATAGTGGGAACAAGCGAGGATCGTCCATCAAGTTGTTGACAATTAGCGTTCCTATTGACGTATCCCTCAACTTTCCAACTTTAATATTCGTCGAACATTTGTTacttataaagatattacgaTCGCCGTTCCAGAACGAAATGCTATAAAAAGAGTCAACGCAAAAACCATGAATCTCAATAACGTGATCCAACGTGTGCCCGTTTACCGTGCGAATCCTTCATTGTATATTATCCTGATATTAACATGCCGATGTGTTTTTCAccgtttatatattatatatgcagcTATAGAGAGCGCATTCGTACATTCTCGCATCGGCATCACGcgtttttagataatttttctacgaaaaaaagaaggaaccAGCAAAAGACAGTCTATAGAAATACGGATGATGCGCAGGGCTGTCCATCCACTCGTGGCGCTTTGAACGATCGGACTCGTATCGGAAATCGCTTTGCAGAAGCTACAAGCAATACAAAGAGGCACAAATGGCCTAACTTTCATCGTGAACATTTTCGTCCGCACGCAAGAGAGTTATCGtataatcgcgcgcgcgcgcgatcggaTGGGCCACCTTGCACTGAATCGCCTCATTCTTCTCCTGGTAAAGAAGCGAATACCCGAGACTAGATACCACTACGttgtgtataataattaagcgGATAATTGTGTCTCTTAATCTTTAAGTTTTACTCATTCACGAACGCGATCGCATTGATACACATCCCGATATTTGCCTGCATAACTCCCATGTcagtaaagtaaaaaaggaaagagaataaaaaacaaaggaaattgagaaaaatgagTACGACAGTTCACTTGATCCGTCGATATACGTCCAAGGATACGTCCAGTCGGTAGTGACTGCGATTAGTCACTCTCATTCGACACAATATTGAACTGAATTTGTACAAGCGAATATAGGTTGTCGCTTTAGGCTTTAAAGCATATTCacagttattaaaattagtattttaaaGTTTGTTTGAGTATTATTagctataataaaaagaaaaaacaatttataattcaattttgcatttcaattttttcattacgtattttgaaaaaaccgtaatttttaaattattcaaggTATCTggtattgtttatatattaatttttattatatataaataatatatatttaaaaccgAAGAAAGTAAATtgagtaaattttatttctattaatataaatatattaatatattaattaaatatttattatatgtaatatagatatatagtatatataattttaatgtatataaaattttttatgtacattgtGTCCTTGCACttcttattttactttcataGAAAATTCAGGCATCAGCAACTTccaagtttatttatttactctcGAGGACAATCACATTACTCTTAAGAATAGAACAATCGTCAGGTTTAATTCCACTAAGCGAACACAGAAATCGAGCAAGATGTGACCGATAATGCGATTATGCCGGACAGGTTTTTTGCGCCGCCCGTGTTCTCGATCTGTGAGCTACTACGggttctttcttcctctccctcgTCGCGGTTACAGACGAATAAAGGATCGAGGGAGAATAAAGGGAGGCACAATCCGAGCCGCGTCCACAGATATATAACTGCGCTAACGAACGCACGCATCGAACGGTAACTTTTCGATCGTTCGGCCGCAATATCGTTTAACAGCGGACAAAGATGTATCTTGAAGCTTGAGAAATCCATCAATTGTTCGAGATTCAATACGAGAGAATTATCTAAtctgaagataaaaaaatttcgtctATTTGTAACAGAGATACAGCTTTCTCTacctaacaaaaataataaaaagtaaatttaaaaaatatgttgaatGAAGGTTACTCTATAGTTCTTTCATGCACGGAGGattgttatacatttatacatatacatccTATTGTAAATCTTGATTCtcttattaaagtaataatcGACGGAAAAATTGCTTGAAGAATCTACATTTGAAGGAAAACGCGTTCAGTTAGGGGGGAGCATCCTGCGTAgccatgaaaatttttttgaaggtAATCGGATGAGATGTCTGCCACGCGGAAAGAGTCTCCGACGACGATAGAGCGTACAATTGATCTTCGATACCATACGCATTATACATGGGCTCGCGAACTCGAAAGCGACGAGAGCTATAAGAGCGTCCGCGAGCCAGGCTGGCGGGCAGGCAGCAGGCAGCGCCGGTTTATTCCTGATCGAATGTTTTTGCACGGCCGCCGCAATCCTAATTGAATTCGCTGCCGGCCGCTCTCGCGGCAGCCGCACCGCGCGGTGCGTGGAATCACGCGCCGTATATATACGCGAATTTATATGTTTcgtcatatataaataattgtgcgACGGGAAGGTGGGGGCGAAGACGAGAAATAGCACCGTTCAAAAATTTATCCTCCTCTCCCTCGCACGAGTGACAAGAATGTCCCAAAAATTTCCGCGATTCAAAGGGATGATTGCAAGATACCGAAACGGTCTTACAATCAGATTCTTTGCTACACCTTTTCACCACGGTGATAATCGCAAGGATGATATCGAAAGTTTTacgaagataaaattatttaaaaatatatctgcgCGATATCTGCTTGATATAGAAAGTTGTAACGTCCTGTCGATATAACTTATATGCTTCTTCATATAATTGagtcgatttaaaaaaaaggacgaATAAAAGCGAAAACTAGTAGTAccacaatttaatttttttttacagaagaAACACGAAAATATATGCTTCTAAATTCCCCCGACTTGAAAGGGCGATTAGAAGGTTCTAGAACGTCCTAGACGTTTCGCTGGAGGCCGTTTTACAAGTGATAGCTTCGCAAAGACGGCGTCGAGTGTTTCGCAGGTAAGATCGTGGATCACGGTGTTCCGCgatgtttttcaaaaatttgcgACTCGGTTCGGGGGTATCTTCGGAATATTCACGATCGTGCTGCACGTAccggaagaagaagaaaaatgaagaaggaagaagatgAGAGACGGAAACCTCAGCCGCGTAGGATAACAATGGACCACTTGTTAGGTAGCCCATCCCCCGACACCGGGGAATACAACGGATACTATTGGTTATTCATTGGGACCTCTCGTGCGAGGCCGCGGCTTTCTCGGCTGATCGGTCTAGAAATAGATCTGATCCAGTTATTTCCGATTATATCGACGAATGCAAACCTTATTATCAGTCTCGGAAAACTGTCGCTTCGTCGCGAATCTCTCTCACGTGCACCGCGAATCTACGCTACAAGTGGCGATTCTGCGAATCGTGAATTCGTggtaatattatcaattatcgaATGGCagtagaaatataataaaagtaaatttaaaaaatcccgAGATAAGGAAAATGCGCAAAATAAAAGCGACACTGTGCACGTTAAAAGAGACGCTTTCATCCACCTCAGTTATATTCAGTTTTCAAGTATAATATCAGTTTTCCCAACGTTTCCTCggtcttttccttttttcaaaCTTGGATCAAAATCTTTTACATGCAGAAACGTTATTCAAAGTAACTTAAACATTTTACGCGTCGAGCGAAATAAATGATGCGAGCGCCGCGTGATGTGGCGAATTTACGACACGGAAGTAAAATTCAATTGTCGAGACAAGATATGAAGAATGGGAGAGAGGGACAACGCGCGAGAGATGAGCAGGAGACGGGAGACATGGCAGATTCGAGAACCGGCGCGATCGGACGGAAGATGTGAAAAAACTGGTTCCCTCCGTCAGGATTTCTTATCACCTCTTTAGTTAATTCGAATTTCGATTTCCGCGCATCTATATGTACGTATACTTAACTCCTGGCAAAGTTGTTATTAAAcgatttcttaaaaaatggtTGGTTAGCGAAAGTGAAGAAGTCAGACGTTTGGGAGAATAAGGAGGAAAAATCAAAGTcgataaattgtaaaaactatgttataatttaattaatacaaataaatgttatattcataaaattgtaagtggcccaaaaatttatagtaaattaaattaaaaggaaGTCGTATAGGCTAAACGCTTTGAATCTTTCATATCagagattattaaattagtgcttgaaataaatatttattttcaatgttactTTCATGCTTTGCTTCTCgcgtatttaattgtttacaatgcataattatttaactagGCACTGCAATTGTAAACTCCATCTTCATTAATCTTGtcaaaatgaattatatataaaatgttaattatataaaattaattaatggactttgaaaagtttaatataaaattggcATGTATATGTCAATTTATACATTGATAAAGCTTACTTTAGACAATGTACAGCTTGCATTGGAATTCAGGATagaattctataattataattaataattagaatatatatatttataattttatatacagggtggtacaaaaaacatttaaagaattaagataaacacacatatattttaaaatatatgatgttGAAATACATACATTCGTCAAAATATACGgcacgtaaaataaaaaatagcatTCTATTTTGAATTCCGTCGCAAATTATAGATCGTCTAAACCGAGCTTAAGACAGTAAAATAAGAAGCACACGTGGCGcgcaagagaaagaggggagtgggggggaaagagagagatattggCAAAGCAGAGATTCCAAGCACATTGTGCACGCAGCTTTAACTCGCGGCGCGTCACTCACGCTCCCCGGCGTGCCCCGGGCCCCGGGTCCCGTCTGCGAGATCTCTATCTCGCTCCACGGAGAGGTTTTGCTACTCGCTCCGCGTGCCTCGACTCTCATTgagagtcagtcagtcagtcagtcagtctcAGTCCGCCGGAGCGACGCGGTTCGCGCGCATCGTTACGCATCGCGCGCCGTTCGCAAGCGTACAGTGGAGAgttcgcgttcgcgcgcgccTCTCTCGTGCTCTTTCACCCTTtttcgatttctctctctctttttctctctctctctctctctctctctccccctcattctctttctgttttacCGATCGAAGGGGTAGACAACCGTGCGTTGAAATCACCGCGGGATCTCCGCCGCCGAGAGAGGAGCGGAGAGGAGACGCGCGATCGTGTcctgtgcgcgcgcgcgcgcgcgccccgTGAAATTCACCGATTTCACGCGTCGGATCGCTAACGGCACGCACGCCCGCGGCCCGGCACGTTGAGCGCACGGGGACCCGGGGAGGCGGCGCCGGGAAACGTCGTTGCGCGTTAACCGCCAGGGCACGCACGGCGGCTGCCAGGGAAGGGGGCGAGTTTTCTATACCGGTGTGCGTGCAACGTGCAACACCTGGGGCAGCGAGTGGCGCGCGGCTGCGGCGGCGGCACGTCGCGGGCAATTATTATGCGATCGGCTGCGGCCGCCCTGGCCGCGGCAGCGGCGCTGGCCCTTCTCCTGGACGCGGCACTCGCCCGGCACCAGCACCACTCCGAGAACCCCGTCTACAAGCCGTCCGGTGACATCTCCCTCTGGATCGACCAGGAGCAAATCAAGATGTTCAGCGGTACAGTTCACTGATGTTGAGTGATCCCCTCggatttcttttttcccccctAAGCCCGATACGTGACCCCCTTTCTTCGCTATCGTCGCTGCTCCGATGCTTGAGATTATACGTATTATTTACCTTTGATGAGTTTGGTGCGCAAAaagtattttgttaaataaaattaaaaaaaaaagagagaaaaatccaATCACCATTCGTGGTATCGGGCCAACGTCGTCAACGACGTTAATGAAAATGTTATAAACATCGATGTAAGTCTGAAAAACTGTTTTCATTGACTAATGCAGGGCTGGCAATGGAAATATACGCGATTGCGGAGGGCCAAGTGCTCGCATATCTTTTGGATCCggaatttgaaaataaactgCCGATCATACCGAGCGAGGTGTCGCACGTGAACTTCACGTGGAAATCAGGAGTCAAAAAgtactattataatttttttcgtttaaaatcGTTCGACGAGAGCATCTTGAAAACTCCATCCATCACGATTAAAACGCAAGGACGGGTGCCTAAGCGACCGAAAggtaaacattttatatcaatatcaaaTGTATATCTAAGCTACGATCGATGCGTGAAGGAGCTGAAGTTTTCTAATTCGTGTAATAGACacgaaataaatgattttcgtGTTTTTACAGGAACTTGCGATTTAACGAACGTTAGTTTAAAAGAATCTCTGTtactatacatatttaattattgaaacttTGTGAGAAGAATAATGAGTGAAACAGgatgatatacaatcaaatagagataaaaactatttacagTTTGAACTTGATCTTGGTGGCCTAATactagttaatttttttatgagaagaaattcaattattattgttattaagagttatttataaaaccgCGCTCCGAAATAAATCctgttaataaacataaaatatcaaaaagaaaggaattaataaattaagaccTCGCGAAACGAAGATATCGcgacaaagaaaaagattgtCGAAATCTAAATACGAGAGAAACATTCGCGATTGTTTATTCGaggtaataattttcaaaataaaatgatatctaGTCTTAGGGGCTCGAATAATATCGTAATTGTGGCGAGGCATTCATCGTTGCCTCGCGCGGTTATTTTTCGTTCAACATCAATGATCAGAATGTCAACGTGCTAATAGCGTTTTCGTTTGTCAGTCGATGTGCATTTGGTATTCAGTAATTCAGCCTCCGGAGGCTGAATACCAAATCGCGGGGTCTAATACGAAGTTTGACTTTTATCATtcgacaaaatataattttcacaatTAAGTCGCGTACTTGGATATCTTTTCACGTCACTTTCACGTACTATGAGACGGTGAAATACGAGCCTCCATATGTTTTCACACATATGCACGTTCGCTCGTTAATACGTTCGGGATTCATTGTTAACTTTGATCTCTCTATGCGGCGTTACATAAGTGCCGTGCCGCGATGGTCCTTATTTACACAGTCGAAGGTGAAGACGTCTTTCACGCGCGGCGTGAAATCTACCTGATCCAAGAGAGAAGacgagaaaatattctttgtataGAAATGCTTCGCGTCCGCGTCTTTCTTTTTGCCCGAAGATTATTTCGTTCAACTGGAGTAAGTTTTTATTACGACACCTGAGGACCAAGCCGAGCTTCGGTGATTTTTCAACGATTTTAAATACTAAACGCAgctcaaataaatatattacggaTAAATATCACTTGTCCTGTTCCCGTGAAAAGGAATTCGATTAAATCCGCATGAAATTGCACGTATTAGAACAATGTTATTGAATGTTATCTTATCAGATTAACTACAAGAACGTGTTCGATTCTGTTTACCGACATTTCTCCTTTTTAATCATATACgaagataattatttctctattttttaataaagcacTTTTATGTTTGCGATTATATAACGcggcttttttttatctttacgcACATCAGTTTGATCGATAATATCTGAAACGGTCATAGGTTTGCgcgcaattaaaattaaacatactTTTAGTTTCCTCTTAGATTGgatagatataaaatgtacTTTGGTTTTCTCTTAGATCAAGTAAATATTACGCCGCACAATTATACTGAAGAGATCGAACTAATGGGAACCGAAACCCTCGCGCGGCAATAGGTCTGCTTCTTATAGTCGCATTACgttatattttctgaaattgaagataaaaatcaaagatgagttgaatttataaaatttaaataaacatttcaaCGGGATCGAAATTAAgagtcaaaattaaaatggaaAACGCGTACGATCGAAGGTCGGAAGGTTGGAAGAAAGAGGAGGGATAGGAAGTAGAGGAGATTCAGCTATGATACAGCGAGAGCGGACCTTCACCCTGTTTGTTTTCCGTTGCAGAATTCAGCATTCTTCTACCTTGCGCCGGCAATTCGGGCGTAGCGCAATTCGGGATCAGTCTGATGATCGAGACCCGCAAGGGGAAACCTCTAAACGGGACGCCCCTCCGTCTCCGTTTGAGAAAAGAATGCACCGTGCGCGGTGAGTGCGTCAGTCGCGCCCACGATCACCACCTCTTCACTCGCACATACAGTTCTGTATCAGCAGTAATTCATCGCCTAATTTGCTGCATGCTCTTGATCGATGCGGGAGAGGCGGTCGGGGAATCGGTCTCTCGGCGGCCGGCCGGGTCTCTCCTCCGGCCTGCCGGCTGCGGATCTCGGATCTTTTTCCCTCGCCTCCGCTCGGCGAGGATGCTGCATCGCGTCGCGGTCGTGCCGCGCGTACATAGCGGGATAGCGTAAAACGCGCCCACGAAATCCGGTTCGCGGACGGTACATTCGTTCCGACTGCCTctcctcctttttttatttaatcgacAGCCGTGGCATGTACCTGATATGCGCGCGCGTTTTGATACTTTGTAAGAGAAAGATTATATCTACCTTGTATACCTGCCTGCCTGCCGCCGGCCGGAACGATGGCGATGGGTCCGATAATTGTGCGAGGGAGGCGCGTCGAATCTTCTCCGCATAGTCCGCTCCACACGGTACTCCGGGAGATTTATGGGTGTTACGTCGTGTTAAACGGTTGCTCCGAGCCTCGATCATCGCGACGAGATCCCGCTCCAAACGAGGATCCTAACGTTTGTCAAGGTGTCAAAGGGAGTAGCGAATCGATTAACTTTCGACTTGGACTTTTTCCCAACGCCCTCGTGAAACTTGTGACTAATTTTACACGCGTGTACTCTCGTTTCTATTGTCGCGTCGCAACAAGGGTCATCTCGAGGTATCGGTTACGAAAACGGGAAAAAGAAATGAGACGTCTCTTTGAGTCCCCAAATTTTCTCCGGGTATCGCGTGTATTTgcttacataaaatatgtatgcaaATAACGATCTTTAAAATGCAACGATATTTTGTAACGTCTCGACGATGAACTTCAGTTTCGCGCCCACATCA
Coding sequences:
- the Shf gene encoding protein shifted isoform X2, giving the protein MRSAAAALAAAAALALLLDAALARHQHHSENPVYKPSGDISLWIDQEQIKMFSGLAMEIYAIAEGQVLAYLLDPEFENKLPIIPSEVSHVNFTWKSGVKKYYYNFFRLKSFDESILKTPSITIKTQGRVPKRPKEFSILLPCAGNSGVAQFGISLMIETRKGKPLNGTPLRLRLRKECTVREPNPGPCPDGYLGPHCKKALCYPNCMNGGNCTAPGVCSCPPGYQGPYCEGGICTEKCLNGGKCIQKDVCECPKGYFGLRCEFSKCVIPCLNGGKCRGTNICRCSNEYKGNHCEIATTARITSQRSACSKPCKHGTCQSNDTCLCEPGWYGKFCHKNKPWA
- the Shf gene encoding protein shifted isoform X1, whose product is MRSAAAALAAAAALALLLDAALARHQHHSENPVYKPSGDISLWIDQEQIKMFSGLAMEIYAIAEGQVLAYLLDPEFENKLPIIPSEVSHVNFTWKSGVKKYYYNFFRLKSFDESILKTPSITIKTQGRVPKRPKEFSILLPCAGNSGVAQFGISLMIETRKGKPLNGTPLRLRLRKECTVRGECVSRAHDHHLFTRTYKPNPGPCPDGYLGPHCKKALCYPNCMNGGNCTAPGVCSCPPGYQGPYCEGGICTEKCLNGGKCIQKDVCECPKGYFGLRCEFSKCVIPCLNGGKCRGTNICRCSNEYKGNHCEIATTARITSQRSACSKPCKHGTCQSNDTCLCEPGWYGKFCHKNKPWA